From Haloarcula hispanica ATCC 33960, the proteins below share one genomic window:
- a CDS encoding TrmB family transcriptional regulator produces the protein MDDSELTDVLEDAGLSPYQAEAYVALLGLGTASATDIADSCDVPDPRIYDVLRDLETKGYIETFQQDSLTARARNPDVVLEDLRSRSSKYLDAAETIEERWNQPEISDHEVSIVKRFETVVSRARELIEAAENQIQVGVDPEQFYAVREELIAAHDRGVNIKLSICTGPGEEVPPLSDIEGTCTEARNREIPAPFFVLVDRTWTCFAPHHDSVNEYGVLVKDRTHTYVFHWFFLTCLWEIWDTLYTERTPETPTTYVDLRHAVRDIEPLLNEDATIEAVIEGYDTETKESVELTGRVTDIDYTGSSIGRKDPVPLAQLAGRISATLVTDDGTYEVGGWGAVIEEIEATEITITDVTYE, from the coding sequence ATGGACGACAGCGAACTAACCGATGTCCTCGAAGATGCCGGTCTCTCCCCGTATCAGGCGGAGGCCTACGTGGCGTTGCTTGGGCTGGGGACCGCATCGGCGACCGACATCGCGGACTCCTGTGACGTTCCGGACCCGCGGATCTACGACGTGCTCCGGGACCTGGAGACGAAGGGGTATATCGAGACGTTCCAGCAGGATAGCCTGACCGCCCGCGCCCGCAACCCGGACGTAGTGCTTGAGGACCTGCGGTCCCGGTCGAGCAAGTACCTCGACGCGGCAGAGACGATCGAGGAACGCTGGAACCAGCCCGAGATATCAGACCACGAGGTCAGTATCGTCAAGCGGTTCGAAACGGTCGTCAGCCGAGCCCGGGAGCTCATCGAAGCGGCCGAAAACCAGATTCAGGTCGGTGTGGACCCGGAGCAGTTCTACGCGGTTCGTGAGGAACTCATTGCCGCCCACGACCGCGGCGTGAACATCAAACTCAGCATCTGTACGGGTCCTGGCGAGGAAGTACCGCCGCTTTCCGACATCGAAGGGACCTGTACGGAGGCTCGAAACCGTGAAATTCCAGCTCCGTTTTTCGTGCTGGTCGACCGGACCTGGACGTGTTTTGCGCCTCACCACGACTCAGTCAACGAGTACGGCGTGCTCGTCAAGGACCGGACCCACACCTACGTCTTCCACTGGTTCTTCCTGACCTGTCTCTGGGAGATCTGGGACACGCTGTACACCGAACGGACGCCGGAAACACCGACGACGTACGTCGACCTCCGCCACGCAGTCCGGGATATCGAACCGCTGCTGAACGAAGATGCGACTATCGAGGCCGTCATTGAGGGGTACGACACGGAAACGAAGGAGTCGGTCGAGCTGACAGGGCGCGTTACCGACATCGACTACACCGGGAGTAGCATCGGTCGGAAGGACCCCGTCCCACTGGCACAACTGGCCGGTCGAATCAGTGCGACGCTGGTCACCGACGACGGGACGTACGAGGTCGGTGGCTGGGGGGCCGTCATCGAGGAAATCGAAGCGACCGAGATTACAATTACGGACGTCACGTACGAGTGA
- a CDS encoding aldo/keto reductase, with the protein MSDSPVTYTTLGSTGLDVSQLCLGTMNFGSAEPWMLNDEAESRRILERALDLGINFFDTANAYSNGESERILGSAIDSARRGELVIASKVYFDMHDGPNGSGLSKKHIIDQCHATLDRLGVDYLDLYQIHRWDDDTPIEETLDALTYLVDEGLVRYIGASTMANWQFQKALYTADIEGYERFVSMQPEYNAVDRHEEANLLPVCEMEGVGVIPWSPLAGGFLAGKYERDDDLSEGRASTDEYTANRFSDENWAVLDEVRAIADAKGATPAQVSLAWLCHQDVVDAPIIGPRTMGHLEENVEALDIELTDEECARIEAPKQPQWPVEGKD; encoded by the coding sequence ATGAGTGATTCGCCGGTGACATACACCACGCTCGGGTCGACAGGGCTCGACGTGTCCCAACTCTGTCTCGGAACGATGAACTTCGGGAGCGCGGAGCCCTGGATGCTGAACGACGAGGCTGAGAGCCGCCGGATACTCGAACGGGCGCTCGATCTCGGTATCAACTTCTTCGATACTGCCAACGCCTACTCGAACGGGGAGAGCGAGCGGATTCTGGGCAGTGCAATCGACTCCGCTCGCCGCGGCGAACTGGTCATAGCCTCGAAGGTATACTTCGATATGCACGACGGCCCGAACGGCAGCGGGCTCTCGAAGAAACACATCATCGATCAGTGTCACGCCACCCTGGACCGCCTCGGCGTCGACTATCTGGACCTCTATCAGATCCACCGGTGGGACGACGACACGCCCATCGAGGAGACGCTGGACGCGCTGACGTATCTCGTCGACGAGGGGCTGGTCCGCTATATCGGCGCGAGCACGATGGCCAACTGGCAGTTCCAGAAGGCGCTGTACACGGCGGACATCGAGGGGTACGAGCGGTTCGTCTCGATGCAGCCGGAGTACAACGCCGTCGACCGCCACGAGGAGGCGAACCTCTTGCCGGTGTGTGAGATGGAAGGGGTCGGCGTCATCCCGTGGTCGCCGCTGGCCGGCGGCTTCCTGGCCGGGAAGTATGAACGCGACGACGACCTCTCCGAGGGCCGAGCAAGCACGGACGAGTACACAGCAAACCGGTTCAGCGACGAGAACTGGGCGGTCCTCGACGAGGTGCGGGCGATTGCCGACGCGAAGGGCGCGACACCGGCACAGGTCAGCCTGGCGTGGCTCTGCCATCAGGACGTCGTCGACGCGCCGATTATCGGCCCGCGGACCATGGGCCATCTGGAGGAGAACGTCGAGGCACTCGACATCGAGTTAACTGACGAGGAGTGCGCCCGAATCGAGGCTCCGAAACAGCCACAGTGGCCGGTCGAGGGCAAGGACTGA
- the gfcR gene encoding transcriptional regulator GfcR codes for MKNIDDLVDSASDLAQRGLSKGEIADELNVSRETASWLVERSGTGTEPETSDDGGPHDIHVDWSAVGRDSNRLYHAGAAMADLLSKKGDDVDLTIGIEKAGAPLATTVARELETDLGTYAPTKHQWDDDESETSDGSFSRNFAQIRDRDCYVVDDTITSGKTMGETIDAIHEQGGNPVACVVLADKRGVGDIRGVPVYSLLQVIRVGSDGDS; via the coding sequence ATGAAGAATATCGACGACCTCGTCGACAGCGCGTCCGACCTGGCACAGCGTGGCCTCTCTAAGGGCGAGATCGCTGACGAGCTCAACGTCTCCCGCGAGACGGCGAGTTGGCTTGTCGAACGCAGCGGCACCGGCACGGAACCGGAGACGAGCGACGACGGCGGTCCCCACGACATCCACGTCGACTGGTCCGCCGTCGGGCGGGACAGCAACCGGCTGTACCACGCGGGGGCGGCGATGGCGGACCTGCTCTCGAAGAAAGGCGACGACGTGGACCTCACCATCGGCATCGAGAAGGCCGGCGCACCGCTTGCGACGACTGTTGCCCGGGAACTGGAAACCGACCTCGGGACGTACGCCCCGACGAAACACCAGTGGGACGACGACGAGAGCGAGACCAGTGACGGTTCGTTCTCCCGGAACTTCGCGCAGATCCGGGACCGCGACTGCTACGTCGTCGACGACACTATCACGAGCGGCAAGACGATGGGCGAAACCATCGACGCGATCCACGAACAGGGCGGCAACCCCGTGGCCTGCGTCGTGCTGGCTGACAAGCGCGGCGTCGGCGACATCCGCGGCGTCCCGGTGTACTCCCTGCTGCAGGTCATCCGAGTCGGCAGCGACGGCGACTCGTAA
- a CDS encoding DUF5800 family protein has protein sequence MTVLSFDEQGVDVVYEGTEFRLEKALIEDAIQKSYPDVTDHEVLQMVEPEPALSGEPQRIAEIVN, from the coding sequence ATGACTGTACTGTCGTTCGACGAACAGGGCGTAGATGTCGTCTACGAGGGGACGGAGTTCCGCCTCGAAAAGGCCCTCATCGAGGACGCCATCCAGAAGTCGTATCCCGACGTGACCGATCACGAAGTGCTGCAGATGGTCGAGCCGGAACCCGCGCTATCGGGAGAACCCCAGCGTATCGCCGAGATCGTGAACTGA
- a CDS encoding thiolase domain-containing protein: MSDPRIAGASVTHFGKHPERTGRDLFAEAGLEALSQSGIDPDDAEALYYGNFMGELAEHQGHQGPLMAEAIGLDVPATRVEAACASAGTAVREAVKTIRNGEAEVVVVGGAERMTNIGTAAATDALAIAADDLYEVRAGMTFPGAYALMARSYFDQYGGSHEDLAHIAAKNHEHALVNEHAQIQQEITVEDAMEAPTIADPLGLYDSCPITDGAAAAVLTTEAYAEEHDLDAPVAITGTGQGGDNLALQDRPHLAQTPAADKAAEEAYGDAGVGPDDVDFAEVHDCFTIAEVLAIESLGFYERGEGIAAARNGETTRDGDLPINLSGGLKAKGHPVGATGVAQLATVAWLLDGSHPRADAVPDSTVGVAHNAGGTVASTTVHVMEVQE, encoded by the coding sequence ATGTCAGACCCACGTATCGCCGGGGCCAGCGTGACACATTTCGGGAAACACCCCGAGCGAACCGGCCGAGACCTGTTCGCCGAGGCCGGACTCGAAGCGCTATCGCAATCCGGAATCGACCCGGACGACGCTGAAGCCCTCTATTACGGCAACTTCATGGGAGAGCTCGCGGAACACCAGGGCCATCAGGGCCCGCTTATGGCCGAGGCCATTGGCCTGGACGTTCCGGCGACCCGCGTCGAAGCGGCCTGTGCATCAGCCGGTACGGCCGTTCGTGAAGCCGTCAAGACGATCCGGAACGGCGAAGCGGAGGTCGTCGTCGTCGGCGGCGCAGAGCGGATGACTAATATCGGGACGGCGGCGGCGACGGACGCGCTCGCTATCGCCGCCGACGACCTCTACGAGGTCCGCGCCGGGATGACCTTCCCCGGGGCGTACGCGCTGATGGCCCGGTCGTACTTCGACCAGTACGGCGGCTCCCACGAGGACCTCGCTCACATCGCCGCCAAGAACCACGAGCACGCGCTGGTCAACGAGCACGCCCAGATTCAGCAGGAAATCACGGTCGAGGACGCGATGGAGGCCCCGACGATTGCGGACCCGCTGGGCCTCTATGACTCCTGTCCGATTACTGACGGGGCCGCGGCTGCCGTCCTGACGACGGAGGCCTACGCTGAGGAACACGACCTGGACGCCCCAGTCGCCATCACCGGCACCGGACAGGGCGGCGACAATCTCGCACTGCAGGACCGCCCGCATCTGGCACAGACCCCCGCCGCCGACAAGGCCGCCGAAGAGGCCTATGGGGACGCCGGCGTCGGTCCAGACGACGTCGACTTCGCCGAAGTCCACGACTGTTTCACTATCGCGGAAGTACTCGCAATCGAATCGCTGGGCTTCTACGAGCGCGGTGAGGGCATCGCCGCGGCGCGCAACGGGGAGACGACCCGTGACGGCGACCTCCCGATAAACCTCTCTGGCGGGCTGAAAGCCAAAGGTCACCCGGTCGGCGCGACCGGTGTCGCCCAGTTGGCGACCGTTGCCTGGCTCCTCGACGGGTCGCACCCGCGGGCCGACGCCGTCCCGGACAGCACCGTCGGCGTCGCGCACAACGCGGGCGGTACAGTCGCGTCTACGACCGTCCACGTCATGGAGGTGCAAGAATGA
- a CDS encoding Zn-ribbon domain-containing OB-fold protein translates to MTESARDGEYDEWLDSIESDDGYYLECSNGHGWLPPRRVCPRCHDQELSAVDLPESGEIASHTTITVPTPQFEDDAPYVTAIADFGPVSVTGLVRDVDPDDVAIGDVVGIDVGERVTTGDRAVVFRPR, encoded by the coding sequence ATGACCGAATCCGCACGAGACGGCGAGTACGACGAGTGGCTCGACAGCATCGAATCGGACGACGGTTATTACCTCGAATGTTCGAACGGCCACGGCTGGCTGCCGCCCCGGCGGGTGTGCCCGCGCTGTCACGACCAGGAACTCTCGGCGGTCGATCTGCCAGAATCCGGCGAAATCGCGAGCCACACGACGATTACCGTCCCGACGCCGCAGTTCGAGGACGACGCGCCCTACGTCACCGCCATCGCCGACTTCGGACCGGTGTCGGTCACGGGACTCGTCCGTGACGTGGACCCGGACGACGTTGCCATCGGCGACGTGGTCGGTATCGACGTCGGCGAGCGCGTGACGACCGGCGACAGAGCCGTCGTGTTCCGGCCGCGCTAG
- a CDS encoding alpha/beta fold hydrolase, with product MRLRKALGAVVGAVGATAAANRVLQSRAGAFEPMLDGEQGTYRWRGFDIAYTEAGDPSDPDLVLCHGINAAASNHEFHTVFDTLAEDYHVIAPDLPGFGHTDRPPLLYSASLYTAFVRDFIEDNTTDATVVASSLTGAYAASAAQEVDVKELVLICPTDSSMGNRTVWLRSLLRAPVIGEAIYNLTVSKPSIRHFHADHGYYDMDNLTEDVVDYEWQSGHQPGARFAPASFVSGFLDPEDDLGETLAGLDVPVTLVWGEDADITPLSEGRDLAEQADAMLVVFGDSLLLPHVEHPGEFVDVVRDRVTSVTVEN from the coding sequence ATGAGACTCCGCAAGGCGCTCGGGGCGGTCGTTGGTGCGGTCGGCGCGACAGCCGCTGCCAACCGCGTGCTGCAGTCGCGGGCCGGCGCGTTCGAACCGATGCTCGACGGGGAACAGGGGACGTACCGCTGGCGCGGGTTCGATATTGCGTACACTGAAGCCGGGGACCCGTCGGACCCGGACCTCGTGTTGTGCCACGGCATCAACGCCGCTGCCAGCAATCACGAGTTCCACACGGTGTTCGACACGCTGGCCGAGGACTACCACGTCATCGCGCCGGATCTGCCGGGCTTCGGGCACACGGACCGGCCGCCGCTGCTGTACTCGGCGTCGCTGTACACGGCCTTCGTGCGCGATTTCATCGAGGACAACACCACCGATGCGACCGTCGTCGCGTCGTCACTGACCGGGGCCTACGCCGCCAGCGCGGCACAGGAAGTCGACGTCAAGGAACTCGTCCTCATCTGCCCGACGGACAGTTCGATGGGTAATCGTACCGTCTGGCTCCGCTCGCTGCTCCGCGCGCCGGTCATCGGCGAGGCCATCTACAACCTTACCGTCTCGAAACCCTCCATCCGGCACTTCCACGCCGACCACGGCTACTACGACATGGATAATCTCACCGAGGACGTCGTCGACTACGAGTGGCAGAGCGGCCACCAGCCCGGCGCGCGGTTCGCACCGGCGTCGTTCGTCTCCGGCTTCCTCGACCCGGAGGACGACCTTGGTGAAACGCTGGCCGGCCTCGACGTGCCCGTGACGCTGGTCTGGGGCGAGGACGCCGACATCACGCCGCTGTCGGAGGGTCGCGACCTGGCCGAACAGGCGGACGCGATGCTCGTCGTGTTCGGTGACTCGCTGCTCCTGCCCCACGTCGAACACCCCGGTGAGTTCGTCGACGTGGTCCGCGACAGAGTGACGTCGGTAACGGTCGAGAACTGA
- the meaB gene encoding methylmalonyl Co-A mutase-associated GTPase MeaB, which produces MSDLVADLLAGKHSALARVITLIENRSSGYREIISDLHQHTGTADVIGVTGSPGAGKSTLVDKVAATYREQGQTVGVIAIDPSSPFSGGAVLGDRIRMASNAGDMDMFFRSMSARGSLGGLSTATTDAVTALDAFGKDKIIVETVGAGQNEVDIVRTADTVAVLVPPGSGDDVQMLKAGILEIGDVFVVNKADLDGADRTVQQLREMLQGRSGRPDSGHHGPTELAGDHGDASDDDSDDEDDGSETWNPPIVETVANRGEGVEDFLDALANHGDYLDRTGRREGQARERFAAEIRTLLREDANELLVDELDRRGGIEQYVDAVIERNTDPYTVVDEVLAPLRACLDERRDGA; this is translated from the coding sequence ATGAGCGACCTCGTCGCTGACCTGCTTGCGGGCAAGCACAGCGCCCTCGCCAGAGTCATCACACTGATAGAGAACCGTTCGTCGGGGTACCGAGAGATAATTTCCGACCTCCACCAGCACACCGGGACAGCCGACGTTATCGGCGTCACGGGCAGCCCCGGTGCGGGCAAGTCCACGCTGGTCGACAAGGTCGCAGCGACCTACCGCGAGCAGGGCCAGACCGTCGGCGTCATCGCTATCGACCCGTCCTCGCCGTTCTCCGGCGGCGCGGTGCTCGGCGACCGGATACGGATGGCCTCGAATGCCGGCGATATGGACATGTTCTTCCGGTCGATGTCCGCTCGTGGCTCCCTCGGTGGGCTGTCGACGGCGACGACCGACGCCGTGACCGCGCTGGACGCGTTCGGCAAGGACAAGATCATCGTCGAGACGGTCGGCGCAGGCCAGAACGAGGTCGACATCGTCCGCACCGCCGACACCGTTGCCGTGCTCGTCCCGCCGGGCAGCGGCGACGACGTGCAGATGCTCAAAGCCGGCATCCTCGAAATCGGGGACGTGTTCGTGGTCAACAAGGCCGACCTCGATGGGGCCGACCGGACGGTCCAGCAACTCCGGGAGATGCTGCAGGGGCGGAGCGGACGGCCGGACTCCGGCCATCACGGCCCGACCGAACTCGCCGGTGACCACGGCGACGCGTCCGACGACGACTCCGATGACGAGGACGACGGGTCGGAAACGTGGAACCCCCCCATCGTGGAGACAGTCGCCAATCGGGGCGAGGGCGTCGAAGATTTCCTAGATGCGCTGGCCAACCATGGGGACTACCTGGACCGAACCGGCCGCCGAGAGGGCCAGGCGCGGGAGCGCTTCGCCGCCGAGATTCGGACCCTGCTTCGGGAGGACGCCAACGAACTACTGGTCGACGAACTCGACCGCCGCGGCGGCATCGAGCAGTACGTCGATGCCGTTATCGAGCGAAACACCGACCCGTACACCGTCGTCGACGAGGTCCTCGCGCCGCTCCGTGCGTGTCTCGACGAGCGTCGCGACGGGGCCTGA
- a CDS encoding cobalamin B12-binding domain-containing protein codes for MSVEQEQTERTIRCLVAKVGLDGHDRGAHVIARALRDAGFEVIYSGLHRAPDEVVQAAVQEDVDVVGISILSGAHNTLVPKILDGLREYDAFDDRLILVGGIVPDDDQAELRGQGVDEIFGPGASMEEMIDYIHENAPER; via the coding sequence ATGAGTGTCGAGCAGGAGCAGACGGAACGGACCATCAGGTGTCTGGTGGCGAAAGTCGGACTCGACGGGCACGACCGGGGCGCACACGTCATCGCGCGGGCGCTCCGTGACGCTGGCTTTGAAGTGATTTACTCAGGGCTCCATCGAGCGCCCGACGAAGTCGTGCAGGCCGCTGTGCAGGAGGACGTAGATGTTGTCGGCATCTCCATTCTCTCGGGGGCGCACAACACGCTGGTCCCAAAGATTCTCGACGGGCTAAGAGAGTATGACGCGTTCGATGACCGGCTCATCCTCGTCGGCGGCATCGTCCCGGATGACGATCAGGCGGAACTCCGCGGCCAGGGCGTCGACGAGATATTCGGCCCGGGCGCGTCCATGGAGGAGATGATCGACTACATCCACGAGAACGCGCCCGAGCGATGA
- a CDS encoding glycosyltransferase family 2 protein: MRTVAVIPAYNESSTIGSVIDGTSRYVDEVVVVDDGSSDDTAAIAREHGAHVVTHVFNTGVGGAVRTGYQYAIRHDYDFVVQVDADGQHDPEKIPTLLSHAEDADMVIGSRYLNESIDDYPLIRRLGITFFTTVVRKLGGIDITDVTSGFRVYRVSALQDILHRSDNHWAVEQTLDAAQRGQRIEEVSIEMPIRDEGESQFSLDTLVLYPLRMTDTVFRVLLFR, from the coding sequence GTGCGAACAGTCGCCGTCATCCCCGCGTACAACGAGTCGTCCACCATCGGGTCGGTGATCGACGGAACGAGCCGCTACGTCGACGAGGTGGTCGTCGTCGACGACGGGTCGTCGGACGACACCGCGGCCATCGCTCGCGAGCACGGCGCACACGTCGTCACACACGTCTTTAACACCGGCGTCGGCGGAGCCGTCAGGACGGGCTACCAGTACGCCATCCGCCACGACTACGACTTCGTCGTGCAGGTCGACGCCGACGGCCAGCACGACCCGGAGAAGATTCCGACCCTGCTTTCCCACGCCGAGGACGCGGACATGGTCATCGGCAGCCGCTACCTGAACGAGAGCATCGACGACTACCCGCTCATCAGGCGGCTGGGAATCACCTTCTTCACGACCGTCGTACGGAAGCTCGGCGGCATCGACATCACCGATGTGACGAGCGGCTTCCGCGTCTACCGCGTGTCGGCGCTACAGGACATCCTCCACCGCTCGGACAACCACTGGGCGGTCGAACAGACGCTCGACGCGGCCCAGCGCGGCCAGCGGATCGAAGAAGTATCGATAGAGATGCCGATCCGGGACGAGGGCGAGTCGCAGTTCAGCCTCGACACGCTCGTGCTCTACCCGCTACGCATGACCGACACGGTGTTTCGCGTCCTCCTCTTTCGCTAA
- a CDS encoding DUF2304 domain-containing protein has translation MVFGFDYSLVNLLSLVIGLAFLANGYIIVRSERESLELFVMSLLLGAGLIVVAIVPNVFEVVARLLGLEWKARAILVISNLTLFVAVTYLLNRIGHMYDRLSRLNEELSLLRSELEEHQLQTEDQQDE, from the coding sequence ATGGTCTTTGGATTCGACTACTCACTGGTCAACCTCCTGTCGCTGGTCATCGGCCTGGCCTTCCTCGCGAACGGGTACATCATCGTCAGAAGCGAACGCGAATCGCTGGAGCTGTTCGTGATGTCGCTGCTGCTCGGCGCGGGGCTCATCGTCGTCGCCATCGTCCCAAACGTGTTCGAGGTCGTGGCGCGGCTGCTGGGCCTGGAGTGGAAAGCCCGGGCCATCCTCGTCATCTCGAACCTGACGCTGTTTGTGGCGGTGACGTATCTGCTCAATCGCATCGGCCACATGTACGACCGGCTGTCGCGGCTGAACGAGGAGCTGAGCCTCCTCCGGAGCGAACTGGAGGAACACCAGCTACAGACCGAGGACCAGCAGGATGAGTAA
- a CDS encoding polysaccharide deacetylase family protein has product MSNRAVLSIDFELFTQTPAYRSASGTTDRDGVGLDGGRFFREILAEYDATATAFVVSSVAQSHPDAVRALADAGLEVASHTHTHQLLSDLDSDGRRAELAESKDVLERVTGEQVSGFRAPAFDITDDHFDLLSDIGYTYDSSVVSSRSIPGWYGGEYDIHRPVPASAVHPDAPDSITEFPASVMPGLQLPLTGTWLRFFGPRYTILGMRLLARRGITPMLYVHPWELVDLPAVEGVPTRVYVRTGDWMRRAVERILQQDFEFTTAQAVLAGGETAATQLQRGETP; this is encoded by the coding sequence ATGAGTAACCGCGCGGTGCTGTCGATAGATTTCGAGCTGTTCACCCAGACGCCGGCGTACCGGAGCGCGTCGGGGACGACGGACCGCGACGGCGTCGGTCTCGACGGCGGCCGGTTTTTCAGGGAGATATTGGCGGAGTACGACGCGACTGCCACCGCGTTCGTGGTGTCATCAGTCGCCCAGTCCCACCCCGACGCCGTCCGGGCACTTGCGGATGCGGGACTGGAAGTCGCGTCGCACACGCACACCCACCAGTTGCTCTCGGACCTCGACAGCGACGGACGACGGGCGGAACTGGCCGAGTCGAAGGACGTGCTGGAGCGGGTCACCGGCGAGCAGGTCTCCGGGTTCCGCGCGCCCGCATTCGACATCACCGACGACCACTTCGATCTACTTTCCGACATCGGATACACGTACGACTCTAGCGTCGTCTCAAGCCGGTCGATTCCGGGGTGGTACGGCGGCGAGTACGACATCCACAGACCGGTTCCGGCGTCGGCGGTGCACCCGGACGCGCCGGACAGTATCACCGAGTTCCCGGCGAGCGTCATGCCGGGGCTGCAGTTGCCCCTCACCGGGACCTGGCTCCGGTTTTTCGGCCCGCGGTACACGATTCTGGGCATGAGGCTACTGGCCCGCCGGGGCATCACGCCGATGCTGTACGTCCACCCGTGGGAACTGGTGGACCTGCCGGCCGTAGAGGGGGTGCCGACGCGAGTGTACGTCAGGACCGGTGACTGGATGCGACGGGCCGTCGAGCGGATCTTACAGCAGGACTTCGAGTTCACGACCGCACAGGCGGTGCTGGCGGGTGGTGAAACGGCCGCGACGCAGCTACAGAGGGGCGAGACACCGTGA
- a CDS encoding lysylphosphatidylglycerol synthase transmembrane domain-containing protein, translating into MTSRARDLGITVAQYGIAVVALSWLLTQFDIASAIDLLASVETETALAVVAVSVLGICGRTYSWYAVITPLAPVRFRTAAGTTLIVNFVNQLLPSRLSGRLAAPFVLRSQTGMAYSDAAAASALHTGIFAIYYGVAATAGLVLAIPLLRLELILLLALATSLYFAAGLAILFGGLNLSYLDRLIGWLSGVAVRVPRFGEGLAARLDGLLEFTDSSTTTFRSLASEPAVWLRYAVGWAVDLVLAPGVRVGLLLGSFGVAFEPLVALPLYLLVAYTVTLLPLTPGGIGITEATATAVFVALGIPAEVIIPIIFVDRFLSIYLPSLAGWYPSVRLDVTSLTTE; encoded by the coding sequence GTGACGAGTCGAGCTCGTGATCTGGGGATCACGGTCGCCCAGTACGGTATCGCCGTCGTTGCGCTTTCGTGGCTGCTCACGCAGTTCGACATCGCGAGCGCAATCGACCTGCTCGCCAGCGTCGAAACCGAAACGGCGCTCGCGGTCGTCGCCGTCAGCGTTCTCGGTATCTGTGGCCGGACCTACTCGTGGTACGCGGTGATCACCCCGCTCGCACCGGTCCGGTTCCGGACCGCCGCCGGGACGACGCTCATCGTGAACTTCGTTAATCAGTTGCTCCCCTCGCGGCTCTCGGGACGGCTGGCCGCGCCGTTCGTCCTCCGGAGCCAGACCGGAATGGCCTACAGCGACGCCGCCGCGGCGTCGGCGCTTCACACCGGCATCTTTGCGATATACTACGGCGTCGCGGCGACCGCAGGGCTCGTTCTAGCGATTCCACTGCTCCGGCTCGAACTTATTCTGCTGCTAGCGCTCGCGACGAGCCTGTACTTCGCGGCCGGCCTCGCCATCCTGTTTGGAGGCCTCAATCTCTCGTATCTGGACCGGCTCATCGGCTGGCTGTCCGGGGTCGCGGTCCGGGTTCCACGCTTCGGTGAGGGACTCGCGGCACGGCTCGACGGCCTGCTTGAGTTCACCGACAGTTCGACAACGACGTTTCGGTCGCTCGCGAGCGAGCCGGCAGTGTGGCTCCGCTACGCGGTCGGCTGGGCCGTCGACCTCGTGCTCGCACCCGGTGTCCGCGTCGGCCTGCTGCTGGGGAGTTTCGGCGTCGCGTTCGAACCGCTGGTCGCGTTGCCGCTGTATCTCTTGGTCGCGTACACCGTGACGCTTCTGCCGCTGACGCCCGGCGGCATCGGCATCACCGAGGCCACGGCGACGGCGGTGTTCGTCGCGCTGGGTATCCCAGCGGAGGTCATCATCCCTATCATCTTCGTCGACCGGTTCCTCAGTATTTACCTGCCCTCGCTCGCGGGCTGGTATCCCTCCGTTCGGCTCGACGTCACGTCATTGACGACGGAGTAG